From a region of the Sulfuriferula plumbiphila genome:
- a CDS encoding replication endonuclease translates to MEQLYLSDESYRRYQQHQHQTITLLESLEAVSEDGEVISMGELAEHSLSNPANRRAQVMTIISGTEQYAMQNGYMGLFLTITCPSRMHARKSPSGELNPKYDGTSPKRAMGYMQGKVWQPARTALSRLDVKYFGVRVTEPHHDGTPHSHMLAFVKPEQADTLIDTLRSYAMRESPDEPGAAEHRFKVEIIDPAKGSAAAYVAKYIAKNLDGHQVGNDLETDQPAKSTAPRAVAWGRIWNIRQFQFFGIPSITNWNELRRIRTLPASYEESLGAVWKAADSGDWAGYMALQMDKKKRLSPLWKDEESTRYRGELSRRVVGLILPNPEAGQPGHLITRDKKWVVQFKDGKHQKSESHYPFLVPCDAVRPVFCPPWTRVNNCTGVEFKGSPGNSQMNFESPDEIPIHSPCRDEENPKKTGRGHKKIWPPVETGGQYKGYDR, encoded by the coding sequence TGGAGCAGCTTTATCTCTCCGATGAATCTTATCGCCGCTACCAACAGCATCAGCACCAAACCATCACCCTGCTGGAAAGCCTCGAAGCTGTCAGCGAAGACGGCGAAGTAATCAGCATGGGCGAACTTGCCGAACACAGCCTGAGCAATCCGGCCAACCGCCGCGCCCAGGTGATGACCATCATCAGTGGCACGGAACAGTACGCCATGCAAAACGGCTACATGGGCTTGTTTCTTACCATCACCTGCCCCAGCCGGATGCACGCCCGCAAGTCGCCCAGTGGCGAACTCAACCCCAAATACGATGGCACAAGCCCCAAGCGGGCAATGGGCTACATGCAAGGGAAAGTTTGGCAACCGGCGCGGACTGCATTGAGCAGGCTCGACGTAAAATATTTCGGAGTGCGCGTCACAGAACCGCACCACGACGGCACACCGCACAGTCACATGCTGGCATTCGTGAAACCTGAGCAAGCAGACACCCTCATCGACACACTGAGAAGCTACGCCATGCGAGAGTCACCCGACGAACCGGGAGCGGCTGAACATCGCTTCAAGGTCGAGATAATCGACCCTGCAAAGGGCAGCGCAGCAGCCTACGTCGCCAAATACATCGCCAAAAATTTGGATGGTCATCAAGTCGGAAATGATCTCGAGACGGACCAGCCCGCCAAATCAACGGCACCGCGTGCCGTGGCGTGGGGACGAATCTGGAATATTCGACAGTTTCAATTTTTCGGGATTCCGTCCATCACCAACTGGAACGAATTGCGGCGCATTAGAACGCTTCCAGCGAGCTATGAAGAATCACTTGGCGCAGTGTGGAAAGCAGCAGATAGCGGCGATTGGGCAGGCTACATGGCCTTGCAAATGGACAAGAAAAAACGCCTCTCACCACTATGGAAAGACGAAGAAAGCACCCGCTACCGGGGCGAGCTATCACGCCGTGTCGTGGGCTTAATTCTGCCCAATCCCGAAGCAGGGCAACCCGGACACCTCATCACGCGGGACAAGAAATGGGTAGTGCAATTCAAGGACGGTAAACACCAGAAATCGGAATCGCACTACCCATTTCTTGTCCCGTGTGACGCCGTAAGGCCGGTTTTTTGCCCTCCTTGGACTCGTGTCAATAACTGTACGGGGGTTGAATTTAAAGGCTCTCCGGGGAATAGCCAGATGAATTTTGAAAGTCCTGACGAGATCCCAATCCACTCCCCATGCAGGGACGAAGAAAACCCAAAAAAGACGGGGCGCGGCCACAAAAAAATATGGCCGCCTGTCGAAACAGGCGGCCAATACAAAGGTTATGACCGATGA
- a CDS encoding helix-turn-helix domain-containing protein — MKNSTTSKKRKAKAAACPSNRTSWAYWMQAIEPKSEAINRAFPGYHPLWVMQSQRMNVTPEHFLWLRKHLLNITQHQAAAYLRVSVATVSAWENGTESLPFMAFELLRLVYESTANRLSHAQWDGWFIGKDGGFVCPDVGSLSITPQDFGALQYTKAELETHRAENNRLRAAIAAQIAENNSLRELFVNQGMVDELENIRDRIGELFGQLNTAKIFQIKPSRKAA, encoded by the coding sequence ATGAAGAATAGCACCACATCAAAAAAGCGTAAAGCCAAGGCCGCCGCTTGCCCGTCGAACCGGACATCGTGGGCATATTGGATGCAAGCCATTGAGCCGAAATCAGAGGCCATCAATCGCGCCTTTCCGGGCTACCACCCCCTGTGGGTGATGCAATCGCAGCGGATGAATGTCACTCCTGAACATTTCCTGTGGTTACGAAAGCACCTTCTGAATATCACTCAGCACCAGGCGGCAGCCTATCTGCGCGTAAGCGTAGCCACGGTCAGTGCATGGGAAAACGGCACAGAGTCCCTGCCGTTCATGGCGTTTGAATTGCTCCGGCTGGTCTACGAATCGACCGCCAACCGACTTTCTCACGCGCAGTGGGACGGCTGGTTCATCGGCAAGGATGGCGGCTTTGTGTGCCCCGATGTGGGCAGCCTGAGTATCACGCCGCAAGACTTCGGCGCGCTGCAATACACGAAGGCGGAACTCGAAACCCACCGTGCCGAAAATAACCGCTTGAGGGCAGCCATTGCCGCACAGATCGCAGAAAATAACAGCTTGCGTGAACTGTTTGTGAATCAAGGCATGGTCGATGAGCTGGAAAATATCCGCGACCGCATCGGCGAGTTATTCGGGCAACTCAATACCGCCAAAATATTCCAGATCAAACCATCAAGGAAAGCAGCATGA
- a CDS encoding DUF4224 domain-containing protein gives MTPGMFLTREELYELTGYKLISKQAGWLRRKNWRFEITASGRPIVARSYVEAMLGGTKPTKEEERFKPNYDAIRPGR, from the coding sequence ATGACCCCAGGTATGTTTCTCACCAGAGAAGAACTGTACGAACTCACCGGCTACAAACTCATCAGCAAACAGGCCGGATGGTTGAGGCGGAAAAACTGGCGCTTCGAGATAACTGCAAGTGGGCGCCCTATCGTCGCACGTTCCTATGTGGAAGCCATGCTAGGCGGCACGAAGCCCACCAAGGAAGAGGAACGATTCAAGCCCAACTATGACGCAATCAGACCGGGCAGATAA
- a CDS encoding tyrosine-type recombinase/integrase — protein MKGKSYYHVSSTPPRKWTPLGSDINQARLKWAELECEEIDPQDKTFSVIVERYKREVMCLKSYRTQKDNLQEIARLVAVFGEAPIDAIMPEHVRRYMDIRGQTAKIRANREKALLSHIYNKAREWGYTHDANPCAGVKGFRETGRDRYVEEGEFNAVWAKASSPVQDAMDIAYLTAQRPADVLKMKRADIREGYLSVTQNKTGQKMRVEIVGELKDVIDRILNRARQATGLYLIQNDKGQPLSTDSLRGGFERARAAAGVNFQFRDLRAKAATDLEDLHHAQKLLGHSNREMTEHYTRKRKGETVQPVKAKKREL, from the coding sequence ATGAAGGGGAAAAGCTACTATCACGTCAGTAGCACGCCCCCGCGTAAGTGGACACCACTGGGCAGCGACATCAACCAAGCCCGCCTAAAATGGGCCGAGCTTGAATGCGAGGAAATCGACCCCCAGGACAAAACCTTTTCTGTCATCGTAGAGCGCTACAAACGCGAAGTGATGTGCCTGAAAAGCTACCGCACCCAAAAGGATAATTTGCAGGAAATCGCCAGGCTGGTGGCCGTCTTTGGTGAAGCGCCAATAGATGCAATCATGCCCGAACATGTACGGCGCTACATGGACATACGCGGCCAGACTGCCAAGATCAGGGCTAATCGGGAAAAGGCGTTGCTGTCACACATTTACAATAAGGCCCGCGAATGGGGCTACACCCATGACGCCAACCCATGCGCCGGGGTCAAAGGATTCCGGGAAACCGGCCGTGATCGGTACGTGGAAGAAGGCGAATTCAACGCTGTATGGGCCAAGGCAAGCTCGCCAGTACAGGATGCAATGGACATAGCCTATCTCACTGCCCAAAGGCCAGCAGACGTGCTTAAAATGAAGCGCGCCGACATACGCGAGGGCTATCTGTCAGTCACGCAAAACAAGACAGGGCAAAAGATGCGCGTCGAAATCGTCGGGGAACTCAAGGATGTAATCGATCGCATTCTGAACCGTGCTCGCCAGGCCACCGGGCTTTATCTAATCCAGAATGACAAAGGCCAGCCACTGAGTACAGACAGCTTGCGCGGCGGGTTTGAGCGCGCACGCGCGGCAGCCGGGGTCAATTTCCAGTTTCGGGATTTACGCGCCAAGGCTGCCACTGACCTGGAAGACCTGCACCACGCGCAGAAACTACTCGGGCACAGTAACCGCGAAATGACTGAGCATTACACCCGCAAACGCAAGGGTGAAACCGTCCAACCGGTGAAAGCAAAAAAACGGGAATTGTAG